From Quercus robur chromosome 8, dhQueRobu3.1, whole genome shotgun sequence:
gataattatttatcCTACAAGCCTATTATGATTATTTACAGAAAAACTCATGAGAATATCACATTATTCCATTATAGTGGTTGTtaccatattttatttgaaacccaTGGATATTGCCTCTATTTGAAcccatggtaaatattattcACAAGAAACATTGGCGATTAATATTTAAAAGCCcccaaaaaaatatcatttaccAAATAATCCAtggcaaaaattatgagaaactatacaaattgttatttaaaacccatggaaattaatacccaaaacctatcataaatattttttaaagatcatgaatacatttcatttttactaACAACTAAAACCCATAttgttgacaccctattttgcaacccacatttaacctcacatggaaggtaaaatgataatttcaccttggaaatatgcatcttgattctggtcattagatccttaatcttaTTCctccaaaatgatcttgatattgtaacgatcaaatcgactagtcatgagccctaatcggaccatcagattgaaagttatcatcaaatcaagttttaatggctgagatgcactatcacaaattgagtctgaCTAAAtgtgattataaataattgatttcaattggttataattataatcaatttaagaaagatgatgtgtcataataaGAAAGCAAAAGGATAGGCCCAAGTAGAGAGAACAATTAAGTCAGAGGCCCACCAAAATACTCAGCCCTCATGGTCAAGCCCGAAATGAAATCTCAGCAAAAACAGCCCATATGTGCAAATTGACCCTGCTGGAGAACTCCCTTTAGTTTTGCCTTCTGCTAGAGAGCATCTCAAGAAACAATTAAGCTTCCAAACCAAATTAGGAGCTAGCCACCTATCTCATCAGCCTCTCTGCCACTACCAACTCTAACGTGAATAGTACTAGAGACCATGGTTTTGAAATCCGGACCAGACCGTATGGTCCGACCGGAAAAACCATGAACCTCCCACCATCACGGTTCTTTAAGCTTAAAAACCTGTCTATGTCAAAAAAGCAGGGAACCGTTCGATCCGCGGTTCAACCACACGGTTCTAAGAACCGTGATCAGACCGCTTCTCACGGTTCCCTTTGAATttgaacctttaaaaaaaaaaaaaaaaaaaaaaaacacagaaaaacaaaagaaaaagaaacacaactGCTGGGAAGAACAAGTCGATCTAACTTTGCTTCAATCTCAAAAAACATCTCaaataatccaaacacaaaacacaacaaaatccaattcttacAATGAAGTTAAAtcagaacaagaaaaaaaaaagaaaaaagaacaagccGATCTGACCCAGTCTGGTGGTGGGGAGGAGGACGAACGGCGGTGGAGTGGCGGACGAGGTAGTGCTGGTGAACGCTTCATCCTCTGGTGctgtttctccttcttcttcttcttcttcttcttctttcttctttttctccttctctttcttttgtccGTCTGCACTTTCTCTCTTTTAACTCCACTCAttagtttttgtattattttttttatttgtgtttttccaaAGCCCTCCACGTGATTACATTGGAAAGGTAAGAAGAGTTTCAGCCATCCATTTTTTTCACCTTCCCAACATGATGTGACAACTCTCTTAATTGTTAAGTACttctaattaatatttacaatttttttttaaagagaaaatctAATACCGAAATTTGTCTCAGCTTTTTTTGGTTGTTagctttttttgttgttgttgtaattcTGATGGGATAGAGAGTAGGCAGTAGAGGAAAAATAAtgggtttatatatatttgataggtattcaaatttacaattgtgcccaaaaaaatataaaattgtgtgattctaaaataattttaatttaagactattaaataatttaaaacttttattttatttaatataatataagtgTCCttctaattaatatattattattgctaTCACAAGTTTAACTaatcaacatataaataaataaagaataccATATCTACCTTTACTTAGtatttaatatttcttatttgttttgggaaagttatgatataaaaaatatatttgaaagatagatttttgtatttaattaaattattttagttaatttttatatttatactaatttaatataattatttatatttaaataattattaaattaattatgacgtcatcacggttcgatcccggttcgacctcggtccaacctcaaaaaccttgaacttcTCTCTTTCACGGTTCATTGAACGGTCCGAGTTTCAAAACCTTGCTAGAGACTGGGCTAACACCTAAAAACTAATGGGCAATAAATATATACCATTCTTCTCCAAGTTTTGGTTACAACTCAAGGAAGTTATAACCAAGACCTCCAAACTCATGAAATCCTCAACTAAAtcgtttattttattactaaaaatgtatataattgATTCATAAACCAAGCCCATGAATTCCAAAAGGAGAAAAGTAGGCAAAAGTGATTTGGAGGACATAAAGGGGTGTCTAGCAGAAGCTCCTAGCAAAGGCATCAATggttgacacctggcttggagTGTCAACCAACCCTCTTGAGCTTTGATTCTAGTTGCAACAAGCAAGATCTCTAGTCCTAATACATGCTATAATCTCATTAGACGAAATTAATCTCCAAATCCAAGCATTTAATGCCTAGATTAGGAGCATCTTAGCCTCTAGCTGAAACtacccaaagaagcaaaacCTCTAAAAGCAAGTCTCACCATTTTGGGCTAAATCTCAGAGGGGATATTCAGGGATTTTGCTGCTATCAGACCTGGTCCCTTCtaaattttactaatcaatccCTTAAACTTCCTTATAAAAGGAACTACCATCAACTCATCAAGGGGGACAGGATCTTAATTATCATAAAATTCCTCACCCATCATGCTATTTTCAGCTTATAAATCAGCCCTTTTAGTTCATAAATCAGCTTTTGATCCATAAATACTCATGTACACTTACCCATAAACATCCCATtccatctcctcagaaaatccCAACACCTTAAAATAGTCATAAACAGCCCATTTTTACACCATACTCCAAAATGGGTAAACACCACTCCATCTCTCTTCCATACTTCCACATATGCACTCATACTTTCCATAAAGTCACTCACACCACTTACTATACACATATATTCATCATTATGGGCATAATATGGCACATCAAGATCTTATTTAAACATTTGCTGCACTAAATGGACACactttctctcccttcattccatcataatttttcctcttttacttgtaattatgaAGCCTTTAATCCTTGTTTATTACTATTATAATGAAGGTCATAATGTCTTGGATACATGAAAGTTTTCCCTCATGTTAACTTAATAATAATGAggaaaatatatgatttttatcatgTAAACATATTTATTAACTAATTAGACGTTATCACTAGAGGTCTGTCATATTCACTACTGAACCATTTTTCCTCGTGTACTTGTTATAATGGGTCCACTTTTATATTAATCAACTATGGaggaaatgcataatttttacaatggaaataaataaattaatttttcagaTATCTACCGCTGGACGTATCTCTTGTTTATCGCTGGACTAATATTTAGGCACTTATTGTGGTGGGTCATCCTTTGTGCTAACTTATTTTTGCAagagatatatatttttgagaccttattataatcttttttaGATGCAATCCGGACTTTGAGCAAAAATAGGTCTTTCACACTTCACTGATAGCCTTTGGGCCTTATTCTAAGCCCAAAGTCAAGTCTCGGTCTTGGCTTCCTAAATATCATATGGGCAATCCAAAAACGCCCTTGACAaccccaaatttcttattctGTGATATTCAACGATAAGAAACTTcaccaattaagttaattagAACCAATACCTTATTAGTTACTACGTACCCAACACATCTAAAAAAGCATACGTTGCtgtgtgttttttatttgtgaaaaaattaaattaaattggaGACAATCATCCAAATTagctttatatttttcaataaaatcattattggcaagaaggaaaaaagaaggcTTAATTCATATCAATCACAAGTCACAATttcacctcttttttttttttttttttttttttttcgtaactATCATATTTctaatcttttaaaaaatctatttaacatttaaataaataaataatcttctATTTAGCTTGCTCATGAGAAATATTCGTGAATCTTTTCCAAACTTAGAACAACTGATGGAAGACtataaattaccaaattactTGGATTGAAATACTTTTTCAAACTGATCCAATccacacataaaataaaaataaaaaataaaaaccaatatccaagtattgaaaaaataaaaaataaaacctatcaCAATCCATCAACCTaacaaaattcaattagagGGGTCGAGTTCATTATCAGGCATGACCTACGCACCTCTTTTTAAGATGAAATGGCAGTTCAACTGCCGCTTTCGTGAAATGATGAAATCCTCTGTTGAATTGAATTGTTGATTTCAAATGTGGTACAGTCTCTTCACGTGCGCTGAAATTAGCTCTTCAAGTGCCCATTTTAGCATTGTTCctctaaatttaattttctttgaaatctcaacaaaatgttaaaaacctaaaatttaatCAATATTCCGCCAAAACCATCGTGGATGGAAGACGTGTAAATAACATTGCCATTAACTTTAGTATTTATCAAGTTAGACTaatcaaaattgaaacttttcgTATATTAATAGCTTCCCCTTCACTTACTAATaacagaaaaacaaattaaagcaaACCTTCTGCCCAAGGACAATATGGAACAATCTTTGAGCAAAAGAACAGAGGAACAAATCAGTTTCCAAGAAAAGTAACAAACCacaattgaaaagaaaggaACTGATTTATTTAGATAAACACAAAATACGCTTACTAGACATATGACTCAGATAACATTGCTACATGCAGCTGTGTAGCTAGACATAAGCGTCCATATCAATGGAGAAAATTTAGGCTTTGTTCAAATATAGAACTGAAAGTGTCCATTGCAGACTTGGTTAGCAACAATCCAATCTCGATGCCATCTTTCTCATTTCTACACTCAGCAAGAGAAATGTTCATTGGACGGGTCACTACTTCGGCTTTCTTTGGTCTACCCCACCCAAAATCACTCTCATAAAAGCCCAAACTTGGTGACCCACTAACAGTGCAAAGACGCCCAAGTTTTAACAGATTCATTAAATCAGAAATCCATCTCTCAGCACCTTTTAATGGTTCACTTTGTTTCAtagaaattgttttttctaTAGCTCTTGCTGCTACAACCACACCATTTTCTGCCAATAGCTCACCCTTCTTGGCTGCTGAAACAGAAAGAGCTAAGCAGTTTCCGAAGTACGTCATGGGCACTGGAACCTCGAGGCGTTCTCGGCAGTCAGCTGGAAAGACAAAGTGGTAAATCTCATCAACATCATTGGAACTAATAGCTCCAATTTGATCTTGAGTCTTGATCAAGCAAACCCATATGAAAGCACATGTTACCACAAATCTTGATAAATGTTGTGGGGTCGAACCATTTTCATTCTTGCTCTGAGCGAACAGCCACTTTTTTAGGCTTTGGATTTGTGCTCGACTTAGTACAAATGTTGCCTGGACATGGTCTAAAGGAAGAGCATTGTTGTTACCTAGAATAGAATCTTTCCATGTTGATCTCAATCCGAAATACTCATTCATCAAAATGGCCTCCACACCATTTATGTCTTTGATCACATCCCTATCATAGTATGGTAGGAACTTTTCAAGACGAGTAATGATCGATTCTCCTCCGGCACTCACAATTGACGCCCATGATTTCATGAAATTGAGAGAGGTCCATCCATCAACTACGTGCAGATTTGTAATTCCAATGCAAATGCCAGAGTTGGGAAAAATGGTAATTTTTAAGGCTAGAAGAGGGAACACAAATGTTTCATTGGAAATTTGAATTGGTGATAACTTTGGAACAAGATGATCTAATTCTATGAAATCTCGCGGATGGTTCCCAATAAGGTGGTTGAAGTTGTTTGTGGACTCTACAATGGTTAATGGGATTGAGTCACCATTGTTGTATAGGATATAAGGTTTGGTGGGAGGTGGGGGGCACAAGAGATTTCCAACAAGTGGGTAAAAGTGTTGGagagtgagggagagagagtgttTGAGAGTGGGGAGGATAGTTTGTGTGAAATGTTGTGTAGGGTTGGAGAACTCGTAGAAGTAAAGGCATTCCACGTGAATATCACCAACCCATGGTATGTCAAAGAATGTGAGTGGAAGAGAGGTTGTGGGAACTGAGCCAGGAGGCGGAGAAATCTGGCAATGTTCAAGAACCTTACGTGTGCAAGTTGAAGCCATGGCACTGTCTTTTTCCCTTACTAATTCTTTGATGAAAGCCCTTCTTTTATAGTCCATTTTGAAGTATTTTTAAAGCAATTTATGAAAAAGATACATTCCTAACTCTTAAATACAGCGCTTCTCTTACGATGCGTACAATTGAAATTTGATGATTCCACCCCAACTCTAGTGAAATAATAGCTCCAATATGATCTATATCGCCAACAAGGTAATACTTTGCTAATTCCTTTTGTACGATGCATTTAAATTACTCCAATCTAAGGTTTAATTCAAAGAAACTAATATATTTGGAACACGTTGGACACTGCAGTTGGCAAACTAGGCCTAACCAATCCAATTTACAAGCAAAATTGAAAGATCACCAAACTCAATAAATATAGGACATTTTCCCCCGAAAATTGAAGTTGAATCCCCTCAAGAAGAGTAGCAGGTTTTTATGGGTGAAAATCATCGGAATCCCTGTTTTTCTTGATAGTTAGGTTTTCTATTAGATGTAAAGAAATTAATTGCCACAATTTACAGCCCAAAGTTTAAGCATTGGTATTAACTCACTCAGGGCCAGTTCAAGGTATAGTGGGGCCTAAGGCAACAACTTCAAGTGAGGtctattcttatattttgaatattaatagaatatttatttaactttttttttttcatatgaaatctatttttttagagaaaaaattacaaattaaaacgaACCCATCGCATTATTCAATGACTACAACTAAAATAAACACTATTCATTGAATGAAgtaaccaaatactaaaaaattatgattgaaaattttaataaagttatatatttgatatttctaaatagaatttgagtataaatttatttactagtgTAAGATTAATGAGTTCTTTTAACATTTATGTGTGAGAGATTAAATGATTGACccatttaatgaaaatattttctttgataaaaaaaattacttttttattttttggtgaatatTTAGGGCTTAATTAATACTTCTATTAGTATAGGAATATCTCTATTGGTAAAAATTTAGGGGCTTTTTTTcattggggccttaggcgattgCCTATTTAGCTCACCCATTGAGCCGGCACTGAACTCACCAAATTCTCTCTATTTCAGGGTAAGAacctacccttttttttttcttttcttttatatatatatatatatataaaactcataTCCGACCTCCTATTATGAAtcttatttcatttaaatatcattttttaaaaaaacaaaattgttacagtattattttctcaattttcaatATACACTTTTCGTTATCACAGTTATCaagatataaaaatataaaatattgattttgagAATAAAATATGCTTAAATAGGTAGTTagatgtgtatttttttttttgggtttttatttatttatttattttatttaatatttgctTCCATATTTTCTCCTCTTATCGTATTTTAGAGAATTTGATACCAGTTTTCTTATAAGAGCTTCTAAacacataaaatctaaaatttagattcatatatataaagtagCCACCTAAACATTTATAAtcaagatctttttatttttggtgctAGTGAATGAGCACATTTGGGGAATAGATTCCTAACAAAAGGGATGGGCATAACACACAagaaagtttatatatatatagtttatatatatatatatgatatgtgTATCATCTCTTTCATTGTATCACACAACTATGAGGCTAACACACTATGAAGAGTAGGATGTACATATCACGTacataagataattattaattagCACCATACATGGCAATCATTATTGgctattataaatttataatgtgtattactattttttttatggttaacTGCCTctttacaattttatatttttgatagtTGGCCATAATAATAGTATCGACAAATTTCATTATTACTAgttattcaaaacaaaataaataaataaattattattatgtaaaAGACATGCAACTCTCCCCTCACATAAAAGTGAGACAAACCCTATGTAATAGAAGACATATACCTGTTATATTATATCTTCACTTAGTCAACAGCTATAATAGCAATTTTAATGGGTTGGTATGAGTCAGTTTTATCGTACACCAACCACTTCAATCAAACCAATTAGGTGAAACCGCGCAATTAATATTGTAAGAACCTTAATTATGTGTGCAGGCCATGGCCACGTATCTTAAATACAACCCTTCTTTGATGAAATGAAAGCCCTTCTCTTAAAGTCCAATTTGGCAATGTTCAAGGACATATGTGTGCAAACCATGGCCACAAATTGTTTTTCCCTTACTCTTTGATGAAATGAAAGCCCTTCTCTTAGagtctgtttggttggaggagtagAAAAGTGGGAGAATGAAAAATTAGGAGAATgatgaaaaagtgggaggatagaaaatatttagttttcccttgtgtgtgtttggttggagggatgaaaaagtgagagggtggaaaactcttttgtttggttgaaaagaaaagtgggaGGGTAGAAAATGTagattatataaattgactattatactcttgttacataataggtaagaaatagatttatttatactcattaaataatataaaatttaccaacaattatatttttcaatgagagtattacgtccacaacattttttgcaatactttcacacaaaatttatgtggaaagttgttactggttttaAAATTGAACtcaccattgaaattatttttttactcaccaatattaactaataacaatttgttacttcaaatttattgtgaaaatattgtggtaacatttctcaattaggattttttattcattatattatttctcctttctcagccttcatttcatccatacgttttttcttttcttttctttttttcttctttttctcctccacacatgtTGTCCTTATCTCTAtcccccttcttttattttctttttcttccttattcAAGAATGTTCCAGCACTTGCAGGCAcaactctcattctctctctttttttctttaacgctctctctgtttttttttttacttgattccagaacagggtatttgtgtaaaagtgttgtaagaGCACTTTTTTCTCTAACCTTTTCGTCCTAATTTGGGAGGATGAAAATTGTGGGCCTGGGAGAGAAAACTTTCTTCAAGGTTTTCCTTTCTccccattttccttcttttgccaAACAGTGGAAAACACTATTTTCCACCTATTTTCCTCCATTTGTTTTTCATCCTCCCtattttcaccccaaccaaacacagtgtTAAAGTccaatttgaagaaatttttgtaaaaaaattaataaaaaagagatCATCCCTAGCTCTTAATCAGTGGTGACTCCAAGATTTTcttttgggggagggggggggggggtcaatAGTGTCTTGAGCTAGGATTTTGTTGTGggagagtaaaaaataaaatgatatatattttttttttttttgtatatacaattgtcatattacataaaataatctAACATGGTATTCTAAATAGTATACAATACAactatattgtaaaatagtttaaaagaattattaatagtttaaagatcaaTAAGAAAACAACAAGAGAgtgcataaataaatataaataaataactaatcataatatttgtcaaattaataataatttattataatcatatttaatatcaattaaataaaaatatatgataaagaagaatagtAACATATCTAAGAGTAGGtctgaaaataaatgttaaactaaggaaaataaatagtaacttatataagattttgcttttgaagtgtaTGGATTTTTAACCACACATGTGGTCATTCTCTTGAAATTGAAGCAAGCACTAAAAGACTTTTTAGACTCAAAAAACTGTAGAACACTTATCAAACTACTTGattagatagaaagaaaatatagaagggaaaaagagagaatgagaaaagaaTCATAGATGTAAATACACTTGGTTATACAAgtggtgtaattttttgttgatgaagaagaaaagtggaaGAAAAAATAGTTTCATTCTATCATCAACAGTAAagaaggtttatttattttttaacaaatgagCAATTTTAAGAGTAGTGCTACTGACACAATATTTACGCAATAAAATCTAGATGACAAGTTGttaaagaaatgtaaaaaaatgatgtcagtTTTGGGTTTAGATAAAAAGTCAATTACAATTTGTCACTTAGGCTGCGTTTGGTTGCcgtaaaacgttttccggaaaataaatattttccggaaatgctaatttctggaaaaggaaaatatttctgtgtgtttggttgcatttcaaaaaattttccggaaaacatgttctagtgtttggaaaagaagaaaggaaaacacaaatccagacacaagccacaacccagaaaacacaaatccagatcgcgcgatcgcgatctcgccggcgcgatctcgcgaaggcgagatcgcgatcaacgtcgcgatctcgcgacggcgcgatctcgcgaagcgtcgatcgcCGTCGTCGGACTGGTCTTAGGATTGGAGATCGGCGCGGACTGGTCTTCTCCCTCGCGCGCACTGGTCTTCTCCCTCGCGCgcgcgcgctctctctctctctctctcttttccggaaatcctttgaagtgaaaatagagtCGGTAATtgatttccgtggtcaaaggcCTTTTTTTTCGGTCAACGGATttcaatttccggaaaatagaattttccggaccaaccaaacacacctattttccggaaaatcatttccggaatgcgtttgaagtcgattcaaacgcagccttaacctttattgtaaaaatattgtgaaaatagcaCTAATTTGAtcatatttcaaatttatttcaattaggtttaaacaaaatttagagttagggtgttgaaaattttattttaagggtcaaaacaaaaaaaaaaattatatataatttttttttgggccaagcCAATGAACCCCCTGGGCTGGCTGTAGAGCTGCCAGTGct
This genomic window contains:
- the LOC126696271 gene encoding coumaroyl-CoA:anthocyanidin 3-O-glucoside-6''-O-coumaroyltransferase 1-like yields the protein MDYKRRAFIKELVREKDSAMASTCTRKVLEHCQISPPPGSVPTTSLPLTFFDIPWVGDIHVECLYFYEFSNPTQHFTQTILPTLKHSLSLTLQHFYPLVGNLLCPPPPTKPYILYNNGDSIPLTIVESTNNFNHLIGNHPRDFIELDHLVPKLSPIQISNETFVFPLLALKITIFPNSGICIGITNLHVVDGWTSLNFMKSWASIVSAGGESIITRLEKFLPYYDRDVIKDINGVEAILMNEYFGLRSTWKDSILGNNNALPLDHVQATFVLSRAQIQSLKKWLFAQSKNENGSTPQHLSRFVVTCAFIWVCLIKTQDQIGAISSNDVDEIYHFVFPADCRERLEVPVPMTYFGNCLALSVSAAKKGELLAENGVVVAARAIEKTISMKQSEPLKGAERWISDLMNLLKLGRLCTVSGSPSLGFYESDFGWGRPKKAEVVTRPMNISLAECRNEKDGIEIGLLLTKSAMDTFSSIFEQSLNFLH